The Streptomyces kanamyceticus genome window below encodes:
- a CDS encoding proline dehydrogenase family protein, with product MLGPVILAASRSDKMRRFVSAAPGTKQVVDRFIAGEGVDQVVPIIVDAADKGLEVTLDVVGEDITTVEQSHAARDAYLELIERLKDLGLGTKAEMSVKLSMFGQALEDGHELALANVRPVVEAAAAIGTTVTLDAEDHTTLDSMFAIHEELRKDFPQTGCVIQAYLFRTEDDARRLAENGSRVRIVKGAYKEPAEVAFQEKPEIDKAYVRILRTLMEGEGYPMIGSHDPRLISIAQELARRAGRKLDEYEFQMLYGIRSDEHLRLAAEGHRMRVYTAYGTDWYGYFMRRLAEKPANLLFFARSILTKG from the coding sequence GTGCTGGGTCCCGTGATCCTCGCCGCGTCGCGCAGCGACAAGATGCGCCGTTTCGTTTCGGCGGCCCCGGGCACCAAGCAGGTCGTCGACCGGTTCATCGCCGGTGAGGGCGTCGACCAGGTCGTGCCGATCATCGTGGACGCCGCCGACAAGGGCCTCGAGGTCACCCTCGACGTCGTCGGCGAGGACATCACCACGGTCGAGCAGTCCCACGCCGCCCGCGACGCCTACCTGGAGCTCATCGAGCGCCTGAAGGACCTCGGCCTCGGCACCAAGGCCGAGATGTCCGTGAAGCTGTCGATGTTCGGACAGGCGCTTGAGGACGGCCACGAGCTGGCCCTCGCCAATGTCCGCCCGGTCGTCGAGGCCGCCGCCGCCATCGGCACCACGGTCACCCTGGACGCCGAGGACCACACCACCCTCGACTCGATGTTCGCCATCCACGAGGAGCTGCGGAAGGACTTCCCGCAGACCGGCTGCGTCATCCAGGCCTACCTCTTCCGCACCGAGGACGACGCCAGGCGCCTGGCCGAGAACGGCAGCCGCGTCCGCATCGTGAAGGGCGCCTACAAGGAGCCCGCCGAGGTCGCCTTCCAGGAGAAGCCCGAGATCGACAAGGCGTACGTCCGGATCCTGCGCACCCTCATGGAGGGCGAGGGGTACCCGATGATCGGGTCCCACGACCCGCGCCTGATCTCCATCGCGCAGGAGCTCGCGCGGCGCGCGGGGCGCAAGCTGGACGAGTACGAATTCCAGATGCTGTACGGCATCCGCAGCGACGAGCACCTGCGGCTCGCCGCCGAGGGGCACCGCATGCGCGTCTACACCGCCTACGGCACCGACTGGTACGGCTACTTCATGCGCCGTCTCGCGGAGAAGCCGGCCAACCTGCTCTTCTTCGCCCGCTCCATCCTCACCAAGGGCTGA